The following DNA comes from Candidatus Binataceae bacterium.
TTGAACGCGCCCGAGCGCTCGCGGCTGTGATTCAGCTTCTGCGAGAGCGCGCGATAGATAGTGTCGAGGACGAGCGTCGATTTGCCCGAGCCCGAAACTCCGGTGACGCAGGTGAAAACGCCGAGCGGAACCGAGACCGTGAGATCGCGCAGATTGTTTTCGCGCGCGCCCTTAACTGTCAGCCATCGCGACGATAACTGGCGGCGGCGCGACGGCGTGGGAATCTCAACTGTGCCCGCTAGATATTTTCCCGTGAGCGAATCGGCGTTGCGCATCACTTCTTTGGGCGTGCCCTCCGCGACGACGTAGCCGCCGTGGATTCCCGCGCCGGGACCCATGTCGATGAGGTGATCCGCCTCGAGCATCGTGTCGCGATCGTGTTCGACCACCAGCACCGTATTGCCGAGCTGCTTGAGCCGCTTCAGCGTCGAGAGCAGGCGCTGATTGTCGCGCTGATGAAGTCCGATCGACGGCTCGTCGAGAATGTAGAGCACGCCCACCAGGGACGAGCCGATCTGCGTTGCCAGCCGGATGCGCTGGCCCTCGCCGCCCGAGAGACTGCCTGAAGTGCGATCGAGTGTCAGGTAATCGAGGCCAACGTCAGCCAAAAAATTGAGCCGCTCGCGAATCTCCTTCAGGATTAGCCGGCCGATTTCCGCTTCCTGCGCGCTCAGCTTGGGCTCCAAGAAAAACTGCAGCGCCAGCTTTATCGACATCGCAGTCACTTCGGAAATTGACTTGTTATTGAACCTGACGAACAGGCTTTCCTTCTTGAGGCGCGCGCCGCCGCAGCTCGGGCAGGGCCGCATGTTCATGTAGCCCTCGAGCACCTCGCGGATACCTTCGGACTCCGTCTCCTTGTAGCGGCGGTCGAGCCATTGCAGCACGCCCTCGAACGGGCGCGAGTATTCGGCGCGATGATGTCCGCGCTGGTACGCGAACTCGATCTCCTCGCTGCCCGAGCCATTCATCAGCGCCTTGCGGACCTTGGGCGCAATCGTTTTCCACGGCTGGTCGAGGCTGAACTTGTAGTGCGCGGCGAGCGCCTCAAGCACCGGCTGCATGTAGTTCATCGTCGCCCACGGCGCGATCGCGCCGTCCGACACGCTGAGTTCTTCGTTCTGCACGACGAGCTCGGGATCGAAGTACATGATCGATCCGATGCCGGAGCATTCGGTGCATGCGCCGTGCGGACTGTTGAACGAGAACATTCGCGGCGTGATTTCAGGATACGAGATGCCGCATTCGACGCAGGCGAAGCGCTGGCTGAAATAGATCTCGCTCTCGTTCTTGGGACCGTCGAGCCGTTCGACCTTGAGCAGGTCCTGTCCGTACTTGAATGCCACTTCGAGTGAATCGGCGAGCCGCTTCTGGATGCCGGATCGGATCGCGAGCCGGTCAACGACGACTTCAATCGTGTGACGAAGATTCTTGTTGAGCGCCGGCTCTTCGCCGAGCTCAGTGAGCTTGCCGTCGATCTTTACCCGCACGAAACCCGCGCGGCGCAGCTCGCTCAGCTCTTTTTTGTACTCGCCCTTGCGATCGCGCACGATCGGCGCGAGCACGTGCAGGCGCGCGCCGTCGGGCCACGACATGATTCGATCGACGATCTGCTGAACGCTCTGCTGCGTGATCTCGCGCCCGCAGTTGTAGCAGAAGGCGTGACCGACGCGGGCGAACAGGAGCCGCAGGTAGTCGTATATTTCGGTGATCGTGCCGACCGTGGAGCGCGGGTTGCGCGAGGTCGTCTTCTGCTCAATCGAAATCGCGGGCGACAGTCCCTCGATCGAATCGACGTCGGGCTTCTCCATCTGCTCGAGGAACTGACGCGCATAGGCCGACAGCGATTCGACGTAGCGCCGCTGGCCCTCGGCGTAGATGGTGTCGAAGGCGAGCGAAGACTTGCCCGAGCCGGAGAGCCCGGTAATGACAACGAGTTTATCGCGTGGGATCTCGAGGTCGATGTTCTTGAGATTGTGCTCGCGCGCGCCCTTGATGATGATCCGGTCCGCCATCACGCCCTCTGAATCGCGCGCCGCGCCTCGCCGCTGGTGGCAGCCCGCGCGGCGTATTCGATCGCCGCGAGCATGCTCGAGGGATCGGCCTGCCCGTTTCCAGCGATATCGAACGCCGTGCCATGATCGGGCGAAGTGCGAATGAATGGCAACCCGATCGTCACGTTGACCGCCCGATCAAACTCCAAGGTCTTGAGCGCGATCAAGCCCTGGTCGTGATACATGGCCACAGCCGCGTCAAACCTGAATTTTCCTTGATGCCGGATAAATGCCGTGTCAGGCGCAAGCGGACCGAAGGCGTCGATTCCTTCGCGCCGAACGCGGTGAATTGCGGGTGCGATGATGCGCGTTTCCTCGTCGCCGAAGAGCCCGTTCTCGCCCGCATGCGGATTGAAGCCGAGCACCCCGATGCGCGGGCCCATGAGCCCGAGCGGATGCTGCAAATGCGCCGCGAGCAGGCGAATCGTGTCGGCCACGCCCTTCTGCGTCAGCGCCCCCGAAACCTTGGCGAGTCCCATATGCACCGTCACCAGCGCGACCCGAAGTTGACCGCCGCCAAACATCATGCGCCAGCGCTTCGACCGCGAGAGATCGGCCAGCAGCTCAGAGTGACCGGGATAATGATGCCCCGCGCGATCCCACCATTCCTTGCTGATCGGCGCGGTCACGAGCGCATCGACCTCGCCGCGCAGCGCCATCTTCACTCCCGCCGTGACGTAGTCGAACGAAGCCGCCCCGCCTTCAACAGTCGGCATGCCTGGCGTCATCGCACGCGAAGAAAGCTCGCTCATCGGGATAACGCTCAGACCATGCTTTTGGTTATGCGTGCCGTTCTGATTTTCCACCGGCTCGGGAACGCCGCGCAGTTTTTCCGCCGCGGATTGCATAGCCGCGAGATCGCCGATTACAGCGAGGCGCGGCGCACCCGGTTTCGATTCGAGCGCGGCGGCGGCCTTGAGAATTACCTCGGCGCCGATCCCCGCCGGATCGCCCATGCTGATCGCGATAAGCGGAGAAGCATTTCGAGCGCGGCTCACTTGGTGGTTGCGAAGAGTTTGGGGTCGACGGTTTCGACGTAATGCTTCTTGATCAGCTCGGTCTCGGTCCAGTTCTGCAGTTGCGCCTGCATGCGCTCATTCTGCAGCTCTTCGCGGATACTGTCTTTAACCTCGGAGAGCGGCCGCGGACCGGGGATCTCGTGTGCCTCGAGCTTCATGATGTGGTAGCCGAACTTGGTGCGGACCACGGGCGACACGTCGCCGGGCTTGAGGTTCTTGATGGCGGCAAAGATCGCGTCGTTGATATCGCCCGGCTCGAACCATCCGAGCTCGCCGCCCTTGGTCTTGGAATCATCGTCGGAGTACTTGAGCGCGAGGTCGTTGAAGTCCATCCCCTTCATGATCTGCGCGCGAATTGCGTCGGCTTTGCGCTTGGCGGCCGCGTCCTGCTGAGCGGTCGCGTTGGCCGGCACGCTAACGAGAATTTGCGCAATCCGCAGGCGCTCGGTCTTAACGGTGACATCTTCCTTGTGCTCATTGTAGAAAGCCACGATGTCCGCGTCGCTCACCTTGATCTTCTCGCGGACTTCACCTTCGATCATCTCCTGTTTGACGAGGTTGTCGCGCGCGCGCTTGCGAAAATCCTCGTAGCTGATGCCCTGCTGTTGCAGCGAGTCGCGCATCTGCTGCTCGGTCATGTGCTGCCCCTGCCGCAGCTGATCGATGTAACGATCGACCTGCGCTTCATCGACCTTGTCCTCGTATTTCTTCTGCTCTTCCTCGAGCAGCTTTTCGTCAATGAGCGCCTTCAGCGCCTTGCGTGCGATCGGTGAATCGAGAAAATCATCGGTGCCAACCGACTCTCCATGCTGGGAAAGGAATTCCTCGACATCACGCTCGGTGATCGGATCGCCATCGACCGAAGCGACGACCTCGTTCACAACCTGCTGCGCGCGAACCGGCGCATAGTTACCCAAAAAGAAAATGACAGCAGCGACGCCGACGGCGGCGCGATACCAACGCTTCGAGCACTTACGATTTAACGGCATCGATTCAATTGAGGACCGGCCCAGATTGCTGCGCCGGCCAGTTTTCCAATTTTTCACACGCTGCCAGGGCCTGCAAGATACCGTTCATCTGCGCGAAGGTTTGCTCGTAATCGCCGGGTTCGACTCGCACGATAACCTGGAACGTCGGCGTCAGCTTCATCGTGCGCCGATTCTGCTCCGCCAGCTTCACCAGCCGCTCGGTGTCGAGCGGCGCTTCGGGATGGAACCGCACGTCGAGCTGATTGCCCTTGGCGATCGCGCTCGTGATGAGAAGCTGCTTCATCTGGCGCCGGATATTCATCGCCGCGATCAGGTTCTCGACCAGTGTGGGTACGGGACCAAAGCGATCGCGCATCTCGTCCTTGAGCTCGTCGAGATCGGTCTCGTTTTCGGCGCGCGCGAGCCGCCGATAGAGCACCAGGCGCTCGTTTTCGTCCTCGACGTAACTGTCGGGGATGTACGCCGGTACGCCGATCCGAAGTTCGGGCTCGAAGTCGGGACGCGGCGGCTGCCCGCGCAACTCGGCAATCGCCTGCTCCATCATCTCGGTGTAAAGCTCGAATCCGACCGCCGCGATTTGCCCCGATTGCTCGCGCCCGAGCAGATTGCCGGCGCCGCGATGCTCGAGGTCCGCCATCGCAAGCTTGAATCCTCCGCCGACGTTCTCCGACTCGACCAGCTCGCGCAGCGCGTCGATCCGCTGCTTGGCGTCGCGCGTGATGATGTGCTCGCCCGGAATCAGCAGGTAGGCATAGGCCTTCTGCCGCGCGCGACCGACGCGGCCGCGCAACTGGTAGAGCTGCGCGAGCCCAAAATGATCGGCCCGGTTGATAATCATCGTGTTGGCGTTGGGAATGTCGAGGCCCGATTCGATTATCGCCGAGCACACCAGCACATTGACGCGCTTCTCGATGAAGTCGCGCATCACGTCTTCGAGCTCGCGCTCCTTCATCTGGCCGTGCGCCACGGCGGTTTTGGCCTCGGGCACGAGGGCGCGCAAATGCCGCGCCATGTACTGGATATTCTCGACGCGATTGTGAACGAAGAACACCTGTCCGCCGCGGTTGAGCTCGCGCAGGATCGCGTCGCGAATCGTGTCATCGTCGAAATGTGCGACGAAGGTGCGGATCGCCTGGCGCGCTGGCGGCGGCGTCTGGATCACCGACAGATCGCGGATCCCGAGCATCGCCATGTGCAGCGTGCGCGGAATCGGCGTCGCCGTCATCGTCAGCACCGGCACGAGTTTCTTGAGCTTGCGAATCCGCTCCTTGTCGGCGACGCCGAAGCGATGCTCCTCGTCGATGATGAGCAGGCCGAGGCGCGGGAACTGCACATCGGACGTGAGCAGGCGATGGGTTCCGACGACGATATCGACCTTGCCGTGCGCGAGGTCCTCGATCGTCGTCTTGATTTCCTTGCTGGTGCGAAAGCGCGAGACCATATCGACTCGCACCGGGTAATCCTTGAAGCGCTCGCGGAAGGTGTTCCAGTGCTGCTCGGCGAGAATCGTCGTCGGCACCAGCACGGCGACCTGGCGTCCGTCGTTCACCGCGACGAACGCCGCGCGCAGCGCGACCTCGGTCTTGCCGAAGCCGGCGTCGCCGCAAATCAGGCGATCCATCGGCTTGCTGCGCGTCAAGTCGCGCAGCACGTCGTCGATAGCCGCTTGTTGATCGGGAGTCTCTTCAAACTCGAAGCGCTCATTGAACTCGTCGAGGTCGCGGCCCGGATGCGGAAAGGCGTGCCCTTCGAGCACTTCGCGGGCTGCGTAAACCTCGAGCAGCTCCGACGCCATCGCGAGCACTGCTTCCTTGGTGCGGCGTTTGACCTTGTCCCACGAACCGCTGCCCAGGCGATCGAGCTTCGGCGGCTCAGAATCCGAGCCGATGTAACGCTGGACGAGGTTGATGCGCTCGACCGGCAGATACATCGTGTCGTTGCCGGCGTATTCGAGATTAAGAAAATCGCCTTCGGTATCGGCCACCTTCAAATGCTTCAGGCCGCGGAAGCGCCCGATGCCGTGATCGATATGAACGACGAAATCTTCGGGCCGCAGCTCTTCAAGGTTGAGCAGCGCGGCCTTCGGTGTGGGTCGCGAGCGGCGCCGCACCCGCGGCTCGCCGAAAATCTCCTCTTCGCTGTAGACGAAGATACCGTCCTCGGGCAGCACCGTGCCTGCGGATATCTCGCCCTCGAAAATCGCCGGACGAAAATCCGGCCACTCGAGCAGCGCCGCGAAGCTGCGGCATTCAGTGTTGACCGCGATGTCGTAGGCCTCGAGATGGCGCCGCAGCCGCGCGACCTGGTTCGGTCCCTCGACCACCATCAGCGCCCTGCCCTGCCCGCGCTGAATTTCCTTGAGCTGATCAGCCAACGGCTCGAAGCTGATCGGCGCGCGCGATCCGGACAGATGATTGCTGCCGAGCTTCGTGCTCGGTGACGAACTGATCTCAATCGGCGGCGCCCATCCCTCGCGCGGCGACATGATCGTTACGAGTGAGCCGACCTCGATCGCCGTGAGTTGATTAAGCGAATGCTCGATCTCCTCCGTGTCCAGAAAGAGCGACTCCGGCGCCGGATGAAAGAGCGGTTTCTCCGCCGCCGCCGCTGCTTCTTTGGAAATCGTGTCCTCGAAGCGCGAAGCTTCGGCGACCACGCGGCCGGGATCGATCAGCCATCCGATGGTCGACGGCGGCAGGTAGTCGAAAATCGTGTCGAGCGCGCGCCCGTACACGAACGGCATCAGGAACTCCGCGCCTGGGAAGAGAAGCCCGTTCTCCAACGTCTCGGCCATCTCCTCGGCTTCCTTGCGTACCATGCCGATATCGGCAGCACGCACCGCGACGTCGTCGCGCAGACGCTTATCGCGCAGGACAGCCTGCGGCACGAATCGCGCGCGGATGATTATCGCTTCCTTGATTTCGCCGGCAGAGCGCTGACTGCCAGCCTCGAAATGTCGAATCGAGGTCACGATGTCATCCTCGAACTCGATGCGCATCGGATCGCGATAGAGCGGCGAGTACACATCGAGGAGTCCGCCGCGCACGCTGAAGTCGCCCGGCTCCTCGGTCTGCGGCACGCGCTGATAGCCAGCGCTGGCAAGCATCTCGACCAGCAGCTCGAGGTCGAGCCGATCTGCCGCCGCGACTTTGATCACGGAGTCGTTGAAGATCGCGCGCGGCATCGTCCGCATCATCAGCGCTTCAGCCGACGTGATCACGATCGGCGCCTCGGTGCGAAGGATGGCGTACAGCGCCGCGAGTTGCTCAGCCTGAGTGTCAGGCGGGGGCGACAGATGCGCGAATGGCTTCACTTCCCACGCCGGCAACAGATGCACGCGGCGCGTGGCCGCATCGCTCTCCAGCGATTCGTCGAGGAAGAGCGCCGCCTCGCCAGCGAGCGCCTCGGCCTCACGCGCGAGCGACGTCACGACGAGGATCGGCCGCTGCACTTTCAGCGCAGCTTCGCGCAGCATCAGCACGTTGGCCGTGCCGCGCAGTCCCATGATCGGGAAGCGCCGCTCCCGATTCGAATCGAGGCGAGCGACTAATTCGCCGGCGGCATCTTTCAAACTTCGCAGCAAATTTCCGAGCTCCAAACGCAAAACCGCCTGCGGGCAACACGCGCGGACACGTATCGCCAGCGGCAACGCCACATAGTAGCAGGATTGTTGTGGTGAAGATCGTGACCGCGAGTCTTGACTCAGTATGAGAACGTTCCAGTCTCGGCGAGTCTGCCGAGCCCCAGGTTATCGGGCTTCACCGGCTTTGCGACGCGCGTGCGTCCCACTCTCACCGCGATTTTCAGGGTGCGATGATCGCCTGGGTGAACAAGCCGAATCACTGTTAGGTAAACTGTATCACCGGGCCTCAGTTTTCTGATCGCTGCTTCCCAATCCTCGCGGCCGTGGATTCGCACGTCGTCCACCGCGACAATTAGATCTCCCTCCTGCGCACCACCCATCGTATGTCGAAGAAGGTCAATCAAATCATCCGATGGGATCTTCGGCTGGTTATCCTGCGCCTGCAAGCCCGCGTGTGCTGCCGGACCGTTTGGCTGCACCTTGATTACTTCAAGACCGTGTTCCTCCATCCCTCGGAAGCACTTGGCGGTGTATTGGACCTCGATACCGAGGTACGGCGCCGATTCGCGATATTGCCGGTCAAACTGTTCTTCGAGATGCGGATGGAAATTGCGATCGAGCGCGGCGCGCTCCTGCGACTGCTTGAACGCGCGATCGACCGCTAGCTCGCCACGAGTTCCGGACCTTGGAGAGACCGCGGGTTGCGGCTCAAGTTCGAGCGTCGGTGCTGAAGTCGCCAAGGCTTGCGGCGCGGGCGCGATCGCCTTCGCAACGGCTTCCGATTGCGGCGCGATCGATGGCAGCGCGGGATTCTGCGCCGAGCCTCCGCGCGCAGCTCCACTCGCCGCGGCAAGCACGCTTGCGATCGCAAAGCTCATCACGATTTGCCCGCGTGTTGGCATCGCCGCTCAGTACACGTAGTTCTCCGCCTCGGATTCCGGCGCTGGCGTGGACACTTTTGAAGGCGGCGGCGCACTCGCCGCGACTTCAAACGTCTCGCGCCCGATGTTCACCGCGATCTTCATCGTTTTGTGATTGCCACCCGGCAGCGGCCGGATGATCGTCAGGTACATCGTGTCGCCGGGCTTGAGCTTGAGCATCGCGGCGTCGAGATCGTCCTTGCTCCGCACGCGCTCGTCGTCCACCGCGACGATCAGATCGCCATCCATGCCGAACGCGCCAGTGGGCTCAAGCAGACCTGCGATCGGTCCCAGAAGTGCGCCACCGACCACACCGAGCGGGCTGACCGGCGTCATCCCCTTGAGCCCGCCGACACTGCCAGGACCACCGGGATAAACGCTGATCACTTCGAGCCCGTTCTCCTCCATGCCGAGGTAGCACTTGGTCGTGTACTGCACCCGGATGCCGAGATACGGGCGCCGAATCGTTCCGCTTTGATGCGCTGCTGTCTCAGGCTTGGGCGCGGACTCGGCCTGCGCCTGCTTGAAGATACGATCGACAGGGAGCTGATCTATCTCTGGCGCCTTCGCCTCGCGAGGCTGCGGCTCCAGCTCGAGCATCGCATTTGGCGACGGCGCCGATTGCGGCGCGATCATCGGCAGCTCGCGCGAGGCCTCGGCTTGCGACGCGATCGAGGGCGTCGCCGCTTTGATCTGCGGTTCGGCGAAAGCCGCTCGCGCAACCGCGAACGGAATGACGGTGAGCGTGATTGAAGCGAGAAGGCTCGGGCGCGTGTGCATGGCCGATCACCTCGCGAACTGTCTGGCTCAACCGCAATCCTAGGATTGAGGTTCACCTGTCACAAGTCGAAAAGTGCCTAGCTCGCGCGAGCGGCTGACGAATGCGGCTTAGTGCGTGTAGCTTTCGGTGCCGGCCTGAGAGCCGTATGGGTCGGAGTTGCTGGCGACTGGAACGCCAGAGTCGCCGAGCGTGACCGCGATTTTCTCGGTCTGATGGTTCCCGCCGGGCAGCGGTCGAATCACCGTCAGGTACATCGTGTCGCCTGGCTTGAGCTGGCTCATCGCGTAGTCGAGATCTTCCTGGCTGCGCACGCGTCGATCGTCGATCGCGACGATGAGATCACCGCCTTCGCCAAGGTCGCCATTCTTCTCCAGCAAGTGCTGCGTCAGCGTGCCGAAAATCGGAACCATTCCAGCTATCGTCGCCGCCGCGGCTCCCGTGCCAGTGGCGTCAGTCGGAGGGCGCAGCCCCGCCTTTTGCGCCGGGCTATTCGGATCGACGGTCAGGACTTCAAGGCCGTGCTCCTCCGAACCCTTGTAACACATGGTGGTGTATTTCGCGGTTATGCCGAGCAGCGGACGATGAGGCGGGCGCGACGAATCGCCCCCATTGGAGCGCGGCTGGAAATTAGGCTCGACCGATGAAGTATCGTTTTGACGAAACTGGCGCTCATCGGGAACTTCCTGCACCGCGGGCCTCGGCTGCTGAAGCCCGGGCTGCGGCGCGATTTCCAGCGTGCGATCGTCCTCGCGGCCCTGACCGCTGATGCCGGGGGGCGGCGCACTGCTCCCGCCCTGAGAACTCACCTGCGCGGGAGCGGAGTCATCCTGCGCACATACAGGACCGTTCGCTACGAGCAGGCCAATCGCCAGCGCTCCACTTATGGCTATATTCGCGAGCTTCGACACGATTCGCTGCTAATGATGATAGGACGTGCTTTTGACACTCTCAAGCGGCAGCCGAAACTTGATGCCGCCGCACCATCGTGCGAAAGTTTCCGAAAATCACATGAAGATAGTAGCCACAGTCCCGCTCACCGACTATCAGCGCAGCAAGATCGCGGCGGCCGTGCCGGGCGCCGATATTGTCGATCGGCAATGCCGCTCGCGCGAAGAAGCGGGCGCGCTGGTAAGCGGCGGATGCGACGTGCTGCTCACCTTTCTCATTCCGAACGATCTGCCGAAGCAGGCGCCCGCGCTGCGCTGGATTCAGCTGCTCAGCGCCGGTGCCGATCACGCGCTGCCCGCTCTCAAAGGCACCGGAATTCCCTTCACAACTTCGAGCGGTATCCATGCCACTCCCATCGGCGAGTACACGATCGCGTCGATGCTGGCGTGGGCGCGGCGCTTTCACGTCACCATTCGCGCGCAATCGCGGCACGAATGGTCGCGCCGCGCTGTCATGAACAATCTCGACGTGATCCGCGGCAAAACGATCGGCATCGTCGGCTACGGTTCGATCGGCCGCGAGACCGGCCGCCTCGCCGCGGCGTTCGGGATGCGCGTGCTCGCGCTCAAGCGCAATCCCGACGAGCGTCGCGATCCCGGATGGTGCCCCGAGGGCCTCGGCGATCCCGAGGGCCGCATCCCCGAGCGATGGTTCGGGCGCGAGGGATGCGCTGAGATGTTGAACCAGAGTGACTACGTGTCAGTTACGCTGCCCAACACCGCCCATACGGTGAAGTTCGTCGGCGCGAAGGAAATCGCCGCGATGAAGCCGGGATCCTACATCGTCAATATCGGGCGCGGCGCGGTGATCGACGAGCAGGCGCTAATCGAAGCGCTGAAGACCGGAAAAATTGGCGGTGCGGGCCTCGATGTCTTCGAGAAGGAACCGCTGCCGGCGGAAAGCGCGCTGTGGGATATCGAAGAAGCGCTCCTGACGCCGCACGTGTCAGGCGATTTTCGCGCTTACACCGATCTCGCGTGCGATCTGTTCGCCGAGAACCTGCGCCGCCTCAGCTCGGATCGGCCGCTGCTCAACGTCGTCGATCCGGCACAGGGATACTGATCAGACGCCCTCGATCCGGTACGCGCAGCGGCGCGCGCCGGAGAGGATGTGCTCGATACGCTCAACCCTGGCCTGCGGGCCCAGCACCTCGCGGAAGAGACTGAGCTCCTCGCGGCAGAGCCCCTGGCACATCGTGGCGGCGGCGCAGATCGGGCAGTGATTCTCCGCGAGCAGGATCGAGCCGTCATCCATCTTCGTGCATTCGGCCATGTATCCCTGTTCGCGCCGAATCTCGGCGAGAGCCTTCGTACGCGCGAATAGCGACTTGCCGGCGCGCTTCACTCGACGCATGTATTGCTCGAGCTGAATCTTCGAGCGCTCGCTGAGCAGACGGTCCATCCCCGTCTCGCCGAAGGCGCTCCGCACGGCGCTGATAATCTCGACGGTGAGATCGCCGTGCGAATCGGGAAAGCGCGAGGCCGCCGCCGATGTCAACCGCCATATGCGCGCGGGGCGTCCGACCTTGCGCCGTTCGTCGGCAAACGACGCTTCGCCGCGCTCGGCAAGGCGATACAGATGCTGCCGCACCGCCATCGGCGTTACTTTGAGGCGCTTGGCGATCTGGGCCGCGCTCTGCGGACCGCGGGTCTTGAGCTGGTAGAGAACGCCCTCTTCGGCGCGCACGTCTTCATTCACAGAAGATCAATCTGAACGGCGCGGCGCCATTACGCAAGTGTCGGCTTGACTTAATTAATAAAGCGAGTACTTTACAAATTATTCGAGCAATGGGAGGCCGTGGCGATGAACCAGGAAGACAAAGCCGAGTCTCGTTTCGTGCGCGCCTTTGCGCTGAGCGACCTGCCCGAGGCGGGCTGCCGCACGATCACGCTCGAAGGCCGCGTGATCGTCGTGTTCCAGACCATTGTCGGAATCTTCGCCGTCGATAATCGATGCCCGCACATGGGGTTCCCGCTCGACCGCGGCAGCGTCAAGGACGGTATTCTCACCTGCCATTGGCATCACGCGCGCTTCGACCTCGCCAGCGGCGGCACCTTCGATCAATGGGCCGACGACGTCCGCGTGTATCCGGTCGAGGTCCGCAATGGTGCGATCTGGATCGACCTGGCCGAGCGCGGCGACGCCCGCCGGCGTCATCTCACACGCCTCGGCGTCGGCCTCGAGCGCGACATTCCGCTCGTGATCGCGAAGTCGGTAATCGCGCTCGATCGCGATCAAACAGGCGCGCGCCAGGCGTTTCGCGCCGGTCTTCAATTCGGCACGCGCAACCGCCGCGCAGGATGGGGCAGCGGGCTCACGATCCTGACTTGCATGATGAACCTGCTGCCGCACCTGGCGCGGGAAGACCGCCCGCGCGCGATGTATCACGGCCTGAGCGCCGTCGCCGAGGACTCCGCCGGCCAGGCTCCGTTGTTCACAGTTCGTCCGCTGCCGGGCGAATGCGCCGGAATCGAGCAACTCACGCGATGGTTTCGCTCGTTCGTCGAGCTGCGGGATTCCGAAGGTGCCGAGCGATGCATCGTGAGCGCGGTGCAAAGCGGCGCGAAACCGAATGAGATGGCCGCGATGATGTTCGCGGCGGCGACGGATCATCGATACAACACAATCGGTCACGTGCTCGATTTCACCAACAAGGCTTTCGAGGCCCTCGACCATGCCGGATGGGATCTCGCCGA
Coding sequences within:
- the uvrA gene encoding excinuclease ABC subunit UvrA yields the protein MADRIIIKGAREHNLKNIDLEIPRDKLVVITGLSGSGKSSLAFDTIYAEGQRRYVESLSAYARQFLEQMEKPDVDSIEGLSPAISIEQKTTSRNPRSTVGTITEIYDYLRLLFARVGHAFCYNCGREITQQSVQQIVDRIMSWPDGARLHVLAPIVRDRKGEYKKELSELRRAGFVRVKIDGKLTELGEEPALNKNLRHTIEVVVDRLAIRSGIQKRLADSLEVAFKYGQDLLKVERLDGPKNESEIYFSQRFACVECGISYPEITPRMFSFNSPHGACTECSGIGSIMYFDPELVVQNEELSVSDGAIAPWATMNYMQPVLEALAAHYKFSLDQPWKTIAPKVRKALMNGSGSEEIEFAYQRGHHRAEYSRPFEGVLQWLDRRYKETESEGIREVLEGYMNMRPCPSCGGARLKKESLFVRFNNKSISEVTAMSIKLALQFFLEPKLSAQEAEIGRLILKEIRERLNFLADVGLDYLTLDRTSGSLSGGEGQRIRLATQIGSSLVGVLYILDEPSIGLHQRDNQRLLSTLKRLKQLGNTVLVVEHDRDTMLEADHLIDMGPGAGIHGGYVVAEGTPKEVMRNADSLTGKYLAGTVEIPTPSRRRQLSSRWLTVKGARENNLRDLTVSVPLGVFTCVTGVSGSGKSTLVLDTIYRALSQKLNHSRERSGAFKTLEGIEHLDKVIHVDQSPIGRTPRSNPATYTGLFTHIRELFAQLPEARMRGYGPGRFSFNVKGGRCEACEGDGIIRIEMHFLPDVYVTCEVCGGKRYNRDTLEIQYKGKNIAELLNMTVLDAVEFLGSVPPIRQKLETLRDVGLDYIHLGQSATTLSGGEAQRIKLAKELSRRATGRTLYILDEPTTGLHFDDIKRLLSVLGRLADTGNTIVVIEHNLDVIKTADYVIDLGPEGGDRGGTIVAKGTPEEIATVKASHTGEFLRQVLNHRAAA
- the pdxA gene encoding 4-hydroxythreonine-4-phosphate dehydrogenase PdxA, encoding MGDPAGIGAEVILKAAAALESKPGAPRLAVIGDLAAMQSAAEKLRGVPEPVENQNGTHNQKHGLSVIPMSELSSRAMTPGMPTVEGGAASFDYVTAGVKMALRGEVDALVTAPISKEWWDRAGHHYPGHSELLADLSRSKRWRMMFGGGQLRVALVTVHMGLAKVSGALTQKGVADTIRLLAAHLQHPLGLMGPRIGVLGFNPHAGENGLFGDEETRIIAPAIHRVRREGIDAFGPLAPDTAFIRHQGKFRFDAAVAMYHDQGLIALKTLEFDRAVNVTIGLPFIRTSPDHGTAFDIAGNGQADPSSMLAAIEYAARAATSGEARRAIQRA
- a CDS encoding peptidylprolyl isomerase — its product is MPLNRKCSKRWYRAAVGVAAVIFFLGNYAPVRAQQVVNEVVASVDGDPITERDVEEFLSQHGESVGTDDFLDSPIARKALKALIDEKLLEEEQKKYEDKVDEAQVDRYIDQLRQGQHMTEQQMRDSLQQQGISYEDFRKRARDNLVKQEMIEGEVREKIKVSDADIVAFYNEHKEDVTVKTERLRIAQILVSVPANATAQQDAAAKRKADAIRAQIMKGMDFNDLALKYSDDDSKTKGGELGWFEPGDINDAIFAAIKNLKPGDVSPVVRTKFGYHIMKLEAHEIPGPRPLSEVKDSIREELQNERMQAQLQNWTETELIKKHYVETVDPKLFATTK
- the mfd gene encoding transcription-repair coupling factor; protein product: MLRSLKDAAGELVARLDSNRERRFPIMGLRGTANVLMLREAALKVQRPILVVTSLAREAEALAGEAALFLDESLESDAATRRVHLLPAWEVKPFAHLSPPPDTQAEQLAALYAILRTEAPIVITSAEALMMRTMPRAIFNDSVIKVAAADRLDLELLVEMLASAGYQRVPQTEEPGDFSVRGGLLDVYSPLYRDPMRIEFEDDIVTSIRHFEAGSQRSAGEIKEAIIIRARFVPQAVLRDKRLRDDVAVRAADIGMVRKEAEEMAETLENGLLFPGAEFLMPFVYGRALDTIFDYLPPSTIGWLIDPGRVVAEASRFEDTISKEAAAAAEKPLFHPAPESLFLDTEEIEHSLNQLTAIEVGSLVTIMSPREGWAPPIEISSSPSTKLGSNHLSGSRAPISFEPLADQLKEIQRGQGRALMVVEGPNQVARLRRHLEAYDIAVNTECRSFAALLEWPDFRPAIFEGEISAGTVLPEDGIFVYSEEEIFGEPRVRRRSRPTPKAALLNLEELRPEDFVVHIDHGIGRFRGLKHLKVADTEGDFLNLEYAGNDTMYLPVERINLVQRYIGSDSEPPKLDRLGSGSWDKVKRRTKEAVLAMASELLEVYAAREVLEGHAFPHPGRDLDEFNERFEFEETPDQQAAIDDVLRDLTRSKPMDRLICGDAGFGKTEVALRAAFVAVNDGRQVAVLVPTTILAEQHWNTFRERFKDYPVRVDMVSRFRTSKEIKTTIEDLAHGKVDIVVGTHRLLTSDVQFPRLGLLIIDEEHRFGVADKERIRKLKKLVPVLTMTATPIPRTLHMAMLGIRDLSVIQTPPPARQAIRTFVAHFDDDTIRDAILRELNRGGQVFFVHNRVENIQYMARHLRALVPEAKTAVAHGQMKERELEDVMRDFIEKRVNVLVCSAIIESGLDIPNANTMIINRADHFGLAQLYQLRGRVGRARQKAYAYLLIPGEHIITRDAKQRIDALRELVESENVGGGFKLAMADLEHRGAGNLLGREQSGQIAAVGFELYTEMMEQAIAELRGQPPRPDFEPELRIGVPAYIPDSYVEDENERLVLYRRLARAENETDLDELKDEMRDRFGPVPTLVENLIAAMNIRRQMKQLLITSAIAKGNQLDVRFHPEAPLDTERLVKLAEQNRRTMKLTPTFQVIVRVEPGDYEQTFAQMNGILQALAACEKLENWPAQQSGPVLN